One Amycolatopsis sp. NBC_00355 genomic window carries:
- a CDS encoding arsenate reductase ArsC produces MNTPEVLFVCVHNAGRSQMAAALLHHHAAGRVTVRSAGSAPADEVNPAVVAVMAELGIDVSREFPKRLTTDAVEAADVVITMGCGDACPVFPGKRYLDWQLDDPAGLPVEQVRPIRDEIDRRVRALLAELVPASA; encoded by the coding sequence GTGAACACCCCGGAAGTCCTGTTCGTCTGCGTCCACAACGCCGGCCGCTCCCAGATGGCCGCCGCCCTGCTGCACCACCACGCCGCCGGCCGCGTCACCGTCCGCTCCGCGGGCTCGGCCCCGGCGGACGAGGTCAACCCGGCCGTCGTCGCGGTCATGGCCGAGCTCGGCATCGACGTCTCGCGCGAGTTCCCGAAGCGCCTGACGACCGACGCGGTCGAGGCCGCCGACGTCGTGATCACCATGGGCTGCGGCGACGCGTGCCCGGTCTTCCCCGGCAAGCGCTACCTCGACTGGCAGCTCGACGACCCGGCCGGCCTCCCCGTCGAGCAGGTCCGCCCGATCCGCGACGAGATCGACCGCCGCGTCCGGGCGCTGCTCGCCGAGCTGGTGCCCGCTTCCGCCTGA
- a CDS encoding sensor histidine kinase: protein MSWAGEGRGQADPERLTFPDLPRMELDQLLGQLVERAQEVIGTQGRLRGLLRATQMVTGDLDLPTLLRRIVEAARELLGARYAALGVIGPDGQLAEFVHAGMDAETVARVGRLPEGKGLLGAAVEDPRPIRLADIAHDPRSSGFPGEHPPMGSFLGVPIRVRGVVFGNLYLTECTHGEFSAEDEQLALALAATAGQAIDKARLYETARKQQEWLRASAAIMRELLSARSGPLRLIAEYTRDLADADLVTVVRPAEDGDELRVEVAVGDGAADLAGSPIGLEDTLSGQVFTSGEPVVGSWVDRQAQLAAPASLRPDLDAVLVVPLTGAGQVNGVLTAARKIGRPGFTADDLEMAAGFASQASVAIELADARAEQQRNELYDERDRIAAELHSQVVQRLYAIGLSLQTTAGAARSEVVSRRVRTAIADLDTVIAQIRETVFQLDDVLPRSAAAVHDRVLEVLSEVGAELGLTASTEFSGKLDAIEPEELADELVTALREGLRLIARHTGAGSVQVAVRSGAERLTVVVAHDGSSVLAELPDAELARLAEPAHRRGGVSEVNEGALTWWVPLS from the coding sequence GTGAGCTGGGCAGGTGAAGGACGAGGACAGGCGGACCCGGAACGGCTGACGTTCCCGGACCTGCCGCGGATGGAACTGGACCAGCTGCTGGGCCAGCTCGTCGAACGGGCCCAGGAGGTCATCGGGACCCAAGGCCGGTTGCGCGGTCTGCTGCGCGCGACCCAGATGGTGACCGGCGACCTCGACCTGCCGACGTTGCTGCGCCGGATCGTCGAGGCGGCCCGGGAACTGCTGGGCGCCCGGTACGCGGCGCTCGGGGTGATCGGGCCCGACGGCCAGCTTGCCGAGTTCGTCCACGCCGGCATGGACGCCGAGACGGTGGCCCGGGTCGGGCGGCTGCCGGAAGGCAAAGGGCTGCTCGGCGCCGCGGTGGAGGATCCGCGCCCGATCCGGCTGGCGGACATCGCCCACGACCCGCGCTCGTCCGGGTTCCCCGGCGAGCACCCGCCGATGGGGAGCTTCCTCGGCGTGCCGATCCGCGTGCGCGGGGTCGTGTTCGGCAACCTCTACCTCACCGAGTGCACGCACGGCGAGTTCAGCGCCGAGGACGAGCAGCTCGCGCTGGCCCTGGCGGCGACCGCCGGGCAGGCCATCGACAAAGCCCGGCTCTACGAGACCGCGCGCAAGCAGCAGGAGTGGCTCCGGGCGTCGGCGGCGATCATGCGCGAGCTGCTCTCGGCCCGTTCGGGGCCGCTGCGGCTGATCGCCGAGTACACCCGTGACCTGGCGGACGCCGACCTGGTCACCGTCGTCCGCCCGGCCGAGGACGGTGACGAGCTGCGGGTCGAGGTCGCCGTCGGCGATGGCGCGGCCGATCTCGCCGGGAGCCCGATCGGCCTCGAGGACACCCTGTCCGGGCAGGTCTTCACCAGCGGCGAGCCGGTGGTGGGCTCGTGGGTGGACCGCCAGGCCCAGCTGGCCGCGCCCGCGTCGCTGCGGCCGGACCTCGACGCGGTGCTGGTGGTGCCGCTGACCGGGGCCGGGCAGGTGAACGGCGTGCTGACCGCGGCCCGCAAGATCGGCCGGCCGGGCTTCACCGCGGACGACCTCGAGATGGCGGCCGGGTTCGCGAGCCAGGCGTCGGTGGCGATCGAGCTGGCCGACGCCCGCGCCGAGCAGCAGCGCAACGAGCTCTACGACGAGCGCGACCGGATCGCGGCCGAGCTGCACAGCCAGGTGGTGCAGCGGCTGTACGCGATCGGCCTGTCCTTGCAGACGACCGCCGGAGCGGCCCGTTCGGAAGTGGTCTCGCGCCGGGTGCGGACGGCGATCGCGGACCTCGACACGGTGATCGCCCAGATCCGCGAGACGGTCTTCCAGCTGGACGACGTGCTGCCCCGTTCCGCGGCCGCGGTGCACGACCGGGTGCTGGAGGTGCTCTCGGAGGTCGGCGCCGAGCTCGGGCTCACCGCGTCGACGGAGTTCTCCGGCAAGCTCGACGCGATCGAGCCGGAAGAGCTGGCCGACGAGCTGGTGACGGCGCTGCGCGAAGGCCTGCGGCTCATCGCCCGGCACACGGGGGCGGGCTCGGTCCAGGTCGCGGTGCGCTCGGGCGCGGAACGGCTGACCGTGGTCGTCGCCCACGACGGCAGCAGCGTGCTCGCCGAGCTGCCGGACGCCGAGCTGGCCCGGCTCGCCGAGCCGGCCCACCGCCGGGGCGGGGTCTCGGAGGTCAACGAAGGCGCGCTGACCTGGTGGGTCCCGCTGTCCTGA
- a CDS encoding ArsI/CadI family heavy metal resistance metalloenzyme codes for MSRVQLALRVGDLAGSIDFYSKLFGTEPAKLRPGYANFAITEPALKLVLLEGEPGQATVMDHLGVEVESTEQVSEASKRLTGEGLETLTEDDTTCCYAVQDKVWVHGPGQEPWEVYTVKADSQSYGADSAALVTPATCCTADATQAQPEGCCS; via the coding sequence ATGTCACGCGTACAGCTCGCGCTGCGGGTCGGGGACCTCGCCGGCTCGATCGACTTCTACTCGAAGCTGTTCGGCACCGAGCCCGCCAAGCTCCGCCCCGGCTACGCCAACTTCGCCATCACCGAGCCCGCGCTCAAGCTCGTGCTCCTGGAGGGCGAGCCCGGCCAGGCCACGGTGATGGACCACCTCGGCGTCGAAGTCGAGTCCACCGAGCAGGTCAGCGAAGCCAGCAAGCGTCTCACCGGCGAAGGCCTGGAAACGCTGACCGAGGACGACACCACCTGCTGCTACGCCGTGCAGGACAAGGTGTGGGTGCACGGCCCCGGCCAGGAGCCGTGGGAGGTCTACACCGTCAAGGCCGACTCCCAGAGCTACGGAGCCGACAGCGCCGCGCTGGTCACGCCGGCGACGTGCTGCACAGCCGACGCCACCCAGGCTCAGCCCGAAGGCTGCTGCTCCTGA
- a CDS encoding CBS domain-containing protein, with the protein MRARDVMTSPVIAVQPWSSAKEAAELLSTHGFTALPVVDDDERLIGIVTEADLIRDQIPADPRYTHLHKHAATAARTVGDLMTSPVTAMSTGTDVADLCQTLVDDRIRAVPIVDGSTVVGIVTRGDIVRVLARNDSEIAKDVKHRLEIYGGDGRWKIDVHDGSVHIVDQFDDDSDRHVAQLLALAVPGVVAADTAYAGEEQTR; encoded by the coding sequence ATGCGAGCACGCGACGTGATGACCTCGCCGGTGATCGCCGTGCAACCGTGGTCGTCCGCCAAGGAGGCGGCCGAGCTGCTGTCCACGCACGGCTTCACCGCCCTTCCCGTGGTCGACGACGACGAGCGCCTGATCGGCATCGTCACCGAGGCCGACCTGATCCGCGACCAGATCCCCGCCGACCCGCGGTACACCCACCTGCACAAGCACGCCGCCACCGCGGCCAGGACCGTCGGTGACCTGATGACCAGCCCCGTCACCGCGATGAGCACCGGCACCGACGTCGCCGACCTCTGCCAGACGCTGGTCGACGACCGGATCCGCGCGGTCCCGATCGTCGACGGTTCGACGGTCGTCGGCATCGTGACCCGCGGCGATATCGTCCGCGTGCTCGCCCGGAACGACTCCGAGATCGCGAAGGACGTCAAGCACCGGCTGGAGATCTACGGCGGGGACGGCCGCTGGAAGATCGACGTCCACGACGGCAGCGTCCACATCGTCGACCAGTTCGACGACGACTCCGACCGGCACGTCGCCCAGCTGCTGGCGCTCGCCGTTCCCGGCGTCGTCGCCGCCGACACCGCCTACGCGGGTGAGGAGCAGACCCGATGA
- a CDS encoding phosphoketolase family protein, whose translation MTALDARPAVLGRTELAQVDALWRAANYLAAGQIYLMANPLLREPLRPEQIKPRLLGHWGTSPGLNFVYAHLNRAILTHDLNAMFVTGPGHGGPALLANTWLEGSYTEAWPEVTQDAEGMRELFKQFSFPGGVPSHVAPQVPGSIHEGGELGYSLAHAFGAAFDNPGLIVACVVGDGEAETGPLATSWHANKFLDPVRDGAVLPILHLNGYKIANPTVLSRIAPAELDALLRGYGYEPIYVEGSDPETMHQTMAAALDSAVADLAVIHRGTGRPAWPMIVLRSPKGWTGPAIVDGLPVEGTWRAHQVPLSQVRQNPEHLRQLEQWLRSYRPEELFDSRGRPVADVTAMIPAGERRMGASPHANGGVLLQPLTLPDIAAHAVAVPAPGTTSAEPTRALGRFLRDVFALNADRANFRLFGPDETASNRLDAVYDVTAKQWQAGLEPVDEHLSHDGRVLEVLSEHLCQGWLEGYLLSGRHGLFNCYEAFVHIVDSMVNQHIKWLRVHRQIPWRRPVASLNYLLTSHVWRQDHNGFSHQDPGFVDHIANKSSEVVRIYFPPDTNTLLEVAAHCLRSRDYVNVVVAGKNDSPNWLDAEQAALHCARGVSIWEWASTHTDREPDVVLGCAGDAPTLEVLAAAQILRAELPDLAVRVVNVVDLMRLQPEIEHPHGLGDREFDALFTPDRPVIFAYHGYPWLIHRLAYRRTNHHDMHVRGYTEHGTTTTPFDMLVLNHMDRFQLVIDVIDRVPGLVATAGVLRQRMTEAQGRHRRWILAHGEDLPEILNWAWEG comes from the coding sequence ATGACCGCCCTCGACGCCCGGCCCGCCGTGCTCGGCCGCACCGAGCTGGCCCAGGTGGACGCCCTCTGGCGGGCCGCGAACTACCTCGCGGCCGGCCAGATCTACCTGATGGCCAACCCGCTGCTGCGCGAACCGCTGCGCCCCGAGCAGATCAAGCCGCGACTGCTCGGGCACTGGGGGACCTCACCCGGCCTCAACTTCGTCTACGCCCACCTCAACCGGGCCATCCTGACGCACGACCTGAACGCCATGTTCGTCACCGGCCCCGGCCACGGCGGCCCGGCCCTGCTGGCCAACACCTGGCTCGAAGGCAGCTACACCGAGGCATGGCCCGAGGTCACCCAGGACGCCGAGGGGATGCGCGAGCTGTTCAAGCAGTTCTCCTTCCCCGGTGGCGTGCCCAGCCACGTCGCCCCGCAGGTGCCCGGTTCGATCCACGAAGGCGGGGAGCTCGGCTATTCGCTCGCGCACGCCTTCGGCGCGGCGTTCGACAACCCGGGCCTCATCGTCGCCTGCGTGGTCGGGGACGGCGAAGCCGAGACCGGTCCGCTGGCGACGTCCTGGCACGCCAACAAGTTCCTCGACCCGGTCCGCGACGGCGCCGTCCTGCCGATCCTGCACCTCAACGGCTACAAGATCGCCAACCCGACCGTGCTGTCCCGGATCGCCCCGGCCGAACTCGACGCGCTGCTGCGCGGGTACGGCTATGAGCCGATCTACGTCGAGGGCAGCGATCCGGAGACGATGCACCAGACGATGGCCGCCGCGCTCGACTCGGCCGTCGCCGATCTCGCGGTGATCCACCGCGGCACCGGCCGTCCGGCGTGGCCGATGATCGTGTTGCGCAGCCCCAAGGGCTGGACCGGACCGGCCATTGTGGACGGTTTGCCGGTCGAGGGCACGTGGCGCGCGCACCAGGTGCCGCTGTCGCAGGTCCGGCAGAACCCGGAGCACCTGCGCCAGCTGGAGCAGTGGCTGCGCTCGTACCGTCCGGAGGAGCTGTTCGACTCCCGCGGCCGCCCGGTCGCCGACGTCACGGCGATGATCCCGGCGGGGGAGCGCCGGATGGGCGCCAGCCCGCACGCCAACGGCGGCGTGCTCCTGCAGCCGCTGACGCTGCCGGACATCGCGGCCCACGCGGTCGCCGTGCCCGCGCCGGGGACGACGTCGGCCGAGCCGACCCGGGCGCTGGGCCGGTTCCTGCGGGACGTCTTCGCGCTCAACGCCGACCGGGCGAACTTCCGGCTGTTCGGCCCGGACGAGACGGCGTCCAACCGGCTCGACGCGGTGTACGACGTCACCGCCAAGCAGTGGCAGGCCGGCCTCGAACCGGTCGACGAGCACCTGTCCCACGACGGCCGCGTGCTGGAGGTGCTCTCCGAGCACCTGTGCCAGGGCTGGCTCGAGGGCTACCTGCTCTCGGGCCGGCACGGCCTGTTCAACTGCTACGAGGCCTTCGTGCACATCGTCGACTCGATGGTGAACCAGCACATCAAGTGGCTGCGGGTGCACCGCCAGATCCCGTGGCGGCGTCCGGTCGCGTCGCTGAACTACCTGCTGACCTCACACGTGTGGCGGCAGGACCACAACGGCTTCTCCCACCAGGATCCGGGTTTCGTCGACCACATCGCCAACAAGAGCTCGGAGGTCGTCCGGATCTACTTCCCGCCCGACACCAACACGCTGCTCGAGGTCGCGGCGCACTGCCTGCGCAGCCGGGACTACGTGAACGTCGTGGTGGCGGGCAAGAACGACAGCCCGAACTGGCTCGACGCCGAGCAGGCCGCGTTGCACTGCGCCCGGGGCGTGAGCATCTGGGAGTGGGCGAGCACCCACACCGACCGCGAACCGGACGTGGTCCTCGGCTGCGCGGGCGACGCCCCGACCCTGGAGGTGCTCGCGGCCGCGCAGATCCTGCGCGCTGAGCTGCCGGACCTGGCGGTGCGCGTGGTGAACGTCGTCGACTTGATGCGCCTGCAGCCGGAAATCGAGCACCCGCACGGGCTCGGTGACCGGGAGTTCGACGCGCTGTTCACCCCGGACCGGCCGGTGATCTTCGCCTACCACGGGTATCCGTGGCTGATCCACCGCCTGGCCTACCGCCGGACCAACCACCACGACATGCACGTGCGCGGCTACACCGAGCACGGCACCACGACCACGCCGTTCGACATGCTGGTGCTCAACCACATGGACCGCTTCCAGCTGGTGATCGACGTGATCGACCGCGTGCCGGGCCTGGTCGCGACGGCGGGTGTGCTGCGGCAGCGGATGACCGAGGCCCAGGGCCGTCACCGCCGCTGGATCCTGGCGCACGGTGAGGACCTGCCGGAGATCCTGAACTGGGCCTGGGAAGGCTGA
- a CDS encoding ArsR/SmtB family transcription factor codes for MLDRATAETYAGWFRALADPTRVQILNLLAATGDPMTVGEVVAQVSVGQSTVSAHLKILTDTRFVLVEPRGTARLYRVNQACVSCFPSAADVVMGRDAVAFTSCEAGR; via the coding sequence GTGCTGGATCGTGCCACGGCCGAGACCTACGCCGGGTGGTTCCGCGCGCTCGCGGATCCGACCCGGGTGCAGATCCTGAACCTGCTGGCCGCCACGGGCGACCCGATGACCGTCGGGGAGGTCGTCGCGCAGGTCAGCGTGGGCCAGTCGACGGTGTCCGCGCACCTGAAGATCCTCACCGACACCCGCTTCGTCCTCGTCGAACCCCGCGGCACCGCCCGGCTCTACCGGGTCAACCAGGCGTGCGTGTCCTGCTTCCCCAGTGCCGCGGACGTCGTCATGGGCCGCGACGCCGTCGCGTTCACCTCGTGCGAGGCCGGCCGATGA
- a CDS encoding GNAT family N-acetyltransferase: MSPDRDAVHDRYAAAARQALAGDGTGLLTGEGDADRLGAVHYAAEEIPAEVTATSLGCGNPLAVAELHPGETVLDLGSGGGLDVLLSARRVGPTGRAIGLDMTDDMLTLARRHAEQAGVTNAEFVKGTIERIPLPAASVDVVISNCVIALSPDKPAVFAEIARVLRPGGRLGITDILAGDTLTDAERASRTGAVECLGGALTAERYRTLLRDAGFVGIEVRVTHEVGDKLHSAIIRAATPVSVHIAAMTAGHGDQVLAIYQAGLDTGDASFETIAPDWAGWDAVHLPAHRLVALDPAGRVLGWTAVTAVSSRCVYAGVVEHSVYVCPEARGRRVGDALLTALIASTEAAGIWTIQSGVFAENHASRQLHARNGFRELGVRRAVGRHRGRWRDVLMIERRSTVVGVP, translated from the coding sequence ATGAGCCCGGACCGCGATGCCGTCCACGACCGGTACGCCGCCGCGGCCCGGCAAGCCCTCGCGGGCGACGGCACCGGCCTGCTCACCGGCGAGGGCGACGCCGACCGGCTGGGCGCCGTCCACTACGCGGCGGAGGAGATCCCGGCGGAGGTGACCGCGACCAGCCTCGGCTGCGGCAACCCGCTCGCCGTCGCCGAGCTGCACCCCGGCGAAACCGTGCTCGACCTCGGCTCCGGTGGTGGCCTCGACGTCCTGCTCTCCGCCCGCCGGGTCGGCCCCACCGGGCGCGCCATCGGCCTCGACATGACCGACGACATGCTCACCCTCGCCCGCCGGCACGCCGAGCAGGCCGGCGTGACCAACGCCGAGTTCGTCAAGGGCACCATCGAACGGATCCCGCTGCCGGCCGCCTCGGTCGACGTCGTCATCTCCAACTGCGTCATCGCGCTCTCGCCGGACAAACCGGCCGTGTTCGCCGAGATCGCCCGGGTCCTGCGTCCCGGCGGCCGTCTCGGCATCACCGACATCCTGGCGGGCGACACGCTCACCGACGCCGAACGCGCGTCCCGCACCGGCGCGGTCGAGTGCCTCGGCGGCGCGCTCACCGCCGAGCGGTACCGGACTCTGCTGCGTGACGCCGGATTCGTCGGCATCGAGGTGCGGGTTACGCACGAGGTCGGCGACAAGCTGCACTCGGCGATCATCCGCGCCGCCACACCGGTTTCGGTGCACATCGCCGCGATGACCGCCGGGCACGGGGACCAGGTCCTGGCGATCTACCAGGCCGGGCTCGACACCGGTGACGCGAGTTTCGAGACGATCGCCCCGGACTGGGCCGGCTGGGACGCCGTTCACCTCCCGGCGCACCGCCTGGTGGCCCTCGACCCGGCCGGCCGGGTGCTCGGCTGGACCGCGGTCACGGCGGTGTCTTCGCGATGCGTCTACGCCGGGGTCGTCGAGCACAGCGTGTACGTCTGCCCCGAGGCGCGCGGCCGGCGGGTCGGCGACGCTCTCCTGACCGCGTTGATCGCGTCGACCGAGGCCGCCGGGATCTGGACGATCCAGAGCGGCGTCTTCGCCGAAAACCACGCGAGCAGGCAGCTGCACGCCCGAAACGGGTTCCGCGAACTCGGGGTCCGGCGGGCCGTCGGCCGGCATCGCGGCCGCTGGCGCGACGTCCTGATGATCGAGCGTCGCAGCACGGTCGTGGGTGTCCCGTGA
- the arsB gene encoding ACR3 family arsenite efflux transporter produces MTTPGRLSTLDRFLPVWIAAAMAAGLLAGRGIPGLNTALSAVQVDGISLPIALGLLVMMYPVLAKVRYDRLGTVTRDRRLLWPSLVLNWLIGPALMFALAWLLLPDLPEYRTGLIIVGLARCIAMVIIWNDLACGDREAAAVLVALNSVFQVLAFGLLGWFYLSVLPGWLGLPQADLAVSGWQIAKSVLIFLGIPLVAGYLTRRLGERAKGRDWYETRFLPKIGPAALCGLLFTIVILFALQGEQITARPLDVVRIAVPLLVYFGLMWAGSYAFGTAVGLSYERTTTLAFTAAGNNFELAIAVAIATFGATSGQALAGVVGPLIEVPVLVALVYVSLALRRRRRLEVTA; encoded by the coding sequence GTGACGACGCCCGGCCGGCTGTCCACACTGGACCGTTTCCTGCCGGTGTGGATCGCGGCCGCGATGGCCGCCGGGCTTCTCGCCGGCCGCGGGATTCCCGGCCTGAACACCGCGTTGTCCGCGGTGCAGGTGGACGGGATCTCGCTGCCGATCGCCCTCGGGCTACTGGTGATGATGTACCCGGTGCTGGCGAAGGTCCGTTACGACCGGCTCGGCACGGTCACCCGCGATCGGCGGCTGCTGTGGCCGTCGCTGGTGCTGAACTGGCTGATCGGCCCGGCGCTGATGTTCGCACTGGCCTGGCTGCTGCTGCCGGACCTGCCGGAGTACCGGACCGGGCTGATCATCGTCGGCCTCGCCCGCTGCATCGCCATGGTGATCATCTGGAACGACCTCGCCTGCGGCGACCGCGAAGCCGCCGCCGTACTCGTCGCGCTCAACTCGGTGTTCCAGGTGCTCGCGTTCGGGCTGCTCGGCTGGTTCTACCTCTCGGTCTTGCCCGGCTGGCTCGGCCTCCCGCAGGCCGACCTCGCGGTGTCCGGGTGGCAGATCGCCAAGAGCGTCCTCATCTTCCTCGGCATCCCGCTCGTGGCGGGCTACCTGACCCGCCGGCTCGGCGAACGCGCGAAGGGCCGAGACTGGTACGAGACGCGGTTCCTGCCGAAGATCGGGCCCGCCGCGCTCTGCGGCCTGCTGTTCACCATCGTGATCCTCTTTGCCCTGCAAGGAGAACAGATCACCGCGAGGCCGCTGGACGTCGTCCGGATCGCGGTGCCGCTGCTGGTCTACTTCGGCCTGATGTGGGCCGGGTCCTACGCGTTCGGCACCGCCGTGGGCCTGTCGTACGAACGCACCACGACGCTCGCCTTCACCGCCGCGGGCAACAACTTCGAACTCGCCATCGCGGTCGCGATCGCGACGTTCGGGGCCACGAGCGGGCAGGCCCTGGCCGGGGTCGTCGGACCGCTGATCGAAGTCCCGGTTCTCGTCGCCCTCGTCTACGTCTCCCTCGCTCTGCGTCGCCGCCGTCGCCTGGAGGTCACCGCGTGA
- a CDS encoding universal stress protein, giving the protein MSTIDPRITVGVDGSAGSTAAVAWAAKIASLRHLQLRIVYGLQLSGLYYGGGLPGAGIEVMTDAIRADGERIVADARSLAASIGKDLVITTELLNDPPVPMLIDESRHARLLVVARTGTGGFTGMLIGGTAGTVASHAHCPVAVVRGRHGTTFVPDSGPVVVGIDGSPNSEQAIAVAFEEASLRGVSLVAVHAWKDVTYEDTRGTVRIRTQPEALEEEGERLLGQRLAGWQEKYPDVEVSRLLMRDRPRHALLDASTTAQVVVVGSHGRGGFGGMLMGSTSQALVQHSECPVIVVRPERKG; this is encoded by the coding sequence ATGAGCACCATCGACCCGAGGATCACCGTGGGTGTGGACGGCTCCGCCGGTTCCACCGCCGCCGTCGCCTGGGCCGCGAAGATCGCGTCCCTGCGGCACCTGCAGCTCAGGATCGTGTACGGGCTGCAGCTCAGCGGCCTCTACTACGGCGGCGGACTGCCCGGAGCGGGGATCGAGGTGATGACCGACGCGATCCGGGCCGACGGCGAGCGGATCGTCGCCGACGCTCGCAGCCTCGCCGCGTCCATCGGCAAGGATCTCGTCATCACGACGGAACTGCTGAACGACCCGCCGGTACCGATGCTGATCGACGAGTCCCGCCACGCGCGGCTGCTCGTGGTCGCCCGGACCGGGACCGGAGGGTTCACCGGCATGCTGATCGGCGGCACCGCCGGCACCGTCGCCAGTCACGCGCACTGCCCGGTCGCCGTCGTCCGCGGCCGCCACGGCACCACGTTCGTCCCGGACTCGGGACCGGTCGTGGTCGGCATCGACGGCAGCCCCAACAGCGAGCAGGCGATCGCCGTCGCGTTCGAGGAGGCTTCCTTGCGCGGCGTGTCGCTGGTCGCGGTGCACGCCTGGAAAGACGTCACCTACGAGGACACGCGCGGCACCGTGCGGATCCGGACGCAGCCCGAGGCTCTCGAAGAAGAGGGTGAACGGCTGCTCGGCCAACGGCTCGCGGGCTGGCAGGAGAAGTACCCGGATGTCGAGGTGAGTCGCCTGCTGATGCGCGACCGGCCGCGGCACGCGCTGCTCGACGCGAGCACGACCGCCCAGGTGGTGGTGGTCGGCAGCCACGGCCGCGGCGGGTTCGGCGGCATGCTGATGGGCTCGACCAGCCAGGCCCTGGTGCAGCACTCGGAATGCCCGGTCATCGTGGTGCGCCCGGAGCGAAAGGGATGA
- a CDS encoding metalloregulator ArsR/SmtB family transcription factor, producing the protein MPKQLPIFAMDACCSPLAREPLTEPQAVELSKLFKAMADPVRLRLLSLIASHAGGEACVCDLTDAFDLTGPTISHHLKVLRESGLITGERRGTWVYYRVHPEVLARLSAVLVPGDAVVPA; encoded by the coding sequence ATGCCGAAACAGCTGCCGATCTTCGCGATGGACGCCTGCTGCTCGCCGCTCGCCCGTGAGCCGCTGACGGAACCGCAGGCTGTCGAGCTGTCGAAGCTGTTCAAGGCGATGGCCGACCCCGTGCGCCTGCGGCTGCTGTCGCTGATCGCCTCCCACGCCGGGGGCGAGGCGTGCGTATGCGACCTGACCGACGCGTTCGACCTGACCGGCCCGACCATCTCCCACCACCTCAAGGTGCTGCGGGAATCCGGCCTGATCACCGGCGAACGCCGTGGCACGTGGGTCTACTACCGCGTCCACCCCGAGGTGCTGGCGCGCCTGTCGGCCGTGCTGGTCCCCGGCGACGCGGTCGTCCCGGCGTGA